One segment of Pasteurella skyensis DNA contains the following:
- a CDS encoding HipA domain-containing protein — protein MVTRLNVFMNGESVGVFTRTSAGAYYFSYVESWFNSPQCRPISLSMPLRFEAYQGKEVINFFDNLLPDNPQIRERIATRFQAETKQPFDLLAKIGRDATGAITLLPEGDELSDYKTIQAEVLNETRLAEIIQGYQQNAPLGMLDSTQDFRISIAGAQEKTALLFHNNQWQLPQGLTPTTHIIKLPIGEIKTAKHTLDLSKSVDNELICLKLCQAFGLNTAESDLLTVRDLKVLAVKRFDRRLASSNDYYLRLPHEDFCQVFGLSSAQKYENDGGVGIKEIMQKLLYSNDTNDRHSFMQTQFIFWLLGAIDGHSKNFSVAIERQGRYRLSPVYDVISAYPMLGVRGWHKRDLQLAMSLSSTKKGKKWYWHSIRAEHYLTTAKIVGFSPNVMKQSIEYICDTAQQTIDKVGNELPVMIDETVRDQIFTGVLKAVGKVVI, from the coding sequence ATGGTAACTCGTCTTAATGTCTTTATGAATGGAGAGTCTGTTGGAGTGTTTACACGAACTTCAGCAGGCGCTTATTATTTTAGCTATGTTGAAAGCTGGTTCAATAGCCCACAATGTCGCCCCATTTCGCTTTCAATGCCACTACGTTTTGAAGCCTATCAAGGAAAAGAGGTGATCAATTTCTTTGATAACTTACTCCCTGATAATCCACAAATTCGTGAACGAATAGCCACACGCTTTCAAGCAGAAACCAAACAACCTTTTGATTTATTGGCAAAGATTGGTCGGGATGCTACAGGTGCAATTACCCTTTTACCTGAAGGTGATGAATTATCCGACTACAAAACTATTCAGGCTGAAGTATTAAATGAAACACGTCTTGCAGAAATTATACAGGGCTACCAACAAAATGCGCCACTTGGTATGTTAGACAGTACACAAGATTTCCGCATTTCTATTGCAGGTGCACAAGAAAAAACCGCACTATTATTTCACAATAATCAGTGGCAGTTACCGCAAGGTTTAACACCTACCACACATATTATTAAGTTACCTATTGGTGAAATTAAAACTGCAAAACATACACTAGACTTGTCGAAAAGTGTAGATAATGAATTGATTTGTTTAAAACTGTGTCAAGCATTTGGTTTGAATACCGCAGAGAGTGATTTACTTACAGTGAGAGATTTGAAAGTACTCGCAGTAAAACGTTTTGACCGTCGTTTAGCTAGTTCAAATGACTATTATTTACGTTTGCCTCACGAAGATTTTTGTCAGGTTTTTGGATTATCTTCAGCACAAAAATACGAAAATGACGGTGGAGTCGGTATTAAAGAGATTATGCAAAAATTACTTTATTCTAATGATACTAACGACCGTCATTCATTTATGCAAACACAATTTATTTTTTGGTTATTAGGGGCTATTGATGGACATTCAAAAAATTTTTCAGTAGCTATTGAACGACAAGGGCGTTATCGTTTATCCCCTGTATATGATGTTATTTCCGCTTATCCAATGCTTGGAGTTAGAGGTTGGCACAAACGTGATTTACAACTGGCTATGAGTTTAAGTAGTACAAAAAAAGGTAAAAAATGGTATTGGCATAGTATTCGAGCAGAACACTATTTGACTACAGCAAAAATAGTAGGTTTTAGTCCAAACGTAATGAAGCAAAGTATTGAGTATATTTGTGATACAGCACAACAAACTATTGATAAAGTAGGTAATGAATTACCTGTTATGATTGATGAAACAGTACGTGACCAAATTTTTACTGGTGTTTTAAAAGCAGTAGGAAAAGTGGTGATATAA
- a CDS encoding tRNA-binding protein, translated as MEQVTPPLTWNEFMKVEMRVGTIISAEKFEEVRNPAYKMQVDFGEYGIRKTSAQITHRYTPETLIGKQVIAVINFPPKQIANMMSECLVLGSVGKNNEVTLIEPERAVENGERIG; from the coding sequence ATGGAACAAGTAACCCCCCCCTTGACTTGGAATGAGTTTATGAAAGTCGAGATGAGAGTTGGCACTATTATTTCTGCCGAAAAATTTGAAGAAGTCAGAAATCCTGCGTATAAAATGCAGGTGGATTTTGGCGAATATGGTATTAGAAAAACGTCTGCTCAAATTACACACCGTTACACCCCTGAAACATTAATTGGAAAGCAGGTGATTGCAGTGATTAATTTTCCGCCTAAACAAATTGCAAATATGATGAGCGAGTGTTTGGTTTTAGGCAGTGTTGGAAAAAACAATGAAGTCACTTTGATTGAACCAGAGAGAGCAGTGGAGAATGGAGAGAGAATAGGATAA